Within Nosocomiicoccus ampullae, the genomic segment GGGATTCTTAAACCTAAAATAGATCCAGAGAGAGCAGCTTATTCAGTTTTTAAAAATTTTTATTTTATAAGTATATTTTTAACAGAAGTATTAATATATATTGTGAGTGTATTATTGGCATTAAATGCAATGGGATATGATATAAATATCCAGATTATTATTGTTTGTTCAATAGGTTTTATATTTTTGTTTGTCGGAAACTACTTGCCTAAAATTCCAACAAACTGGTTTGTTGGAATAAGAAATCCATGGACCATTACCAATGATGATGTTTGGATAAAGATCCATAGGAATACAGGAAAATTATATATGATAATAGGATTAGTATTTTTGGTGATGGGGATGTTGAATGTTATCAATCGTCCTCTAATAGTGATTACAATTATTATATGTGTCCTATATCCGCATATACATTCGTTTGTAATGTTTAGAAAAAAATAATAATTAAAAATATTTAAATAAATGTTCCATCCATATCAAAAATAATTGCTGGCTAGCTTCATATTGATGGTCTAATCTACATTGATCACATTAAAGAATGACCAGTGGAAGCAAAATAATATAAGTAAGAAATTCTGTATCTTTAAAATTCAAAACATGAGAATGTAGAATTAAATGACTGGTCTCCCTATATTCCAATAAACGACCGTTATAATGACTATTTAATTTTTCTAAAAATAGTTTATTTTTAGTCGATTTAAAAGTTCATTTATCTGTTTTATTTATCTATGTCCATTTATTAAAATTAATATGAATTTATGTACTTTTTAGCACTGATTTAAATGCATTTTAAAATTAAAAGATGGAGTTTCTTCCATTATTCAATGAGAAACACACTTGTACAATATAGCAAAGCACTTGATGAAAAAATCAATAGATAAACCTATATCTTATAAAATTATCTGTAACACTTTATGAGTAATAAACTACCGGCCAGCATAAATTTTAATACCTAATTAATACCCTTGTTGAAAGAGTACTAAATTATATGATGTTAATAATCGATAGACACATACGATTGGATGATATAATAGAGTCAATAAGATGCATGATTGCGAGGTTTAAATATGACTGATAGAGATGGATATATTGAATTTTTGCAAACTGAGGCTGAAGGACAGCTTATAGATAGAAAGAGAGCGTCTATAAATCCTAAAGATGTAGCTCAACACATTAGTGCATTTGCAAATGCTGAAGGTGGAAAACTTGTAATTGGCATTGAAGATAATGGTGAGATTTCAGGATTTAATCATACAAAAGCAAAAAAGAAAGAACTATATATTGAAGCACCCTTCGAATATTTGTATAGAATACCTAAATATAAACATGAAGTAATAGAAGTGAAGAAACTCGATGGAACTATGGATGAAATTCTTGTTTTCAACATTGAACCTAGTTATGATGCCATTATCACCTTAAAAGATGACTCAGTATATTTAAGAATTAATGATAAAAGTAGAAAATTGACGCACAACCAAATTACAAATTTAGAATATGATCGTGGTTCACGCCGTTTTGAAGAAGAACTGGTTGAGCATTCTAGTATCGAAGATGTAGATAAAATGCTAATTAGAGAATTTAAACAATTACTTAATACAAATGTAGATGATGAAAAATTATTAAAAGCTAGAGGGTTTATGCGTGAAGGAAAATTGACAGTTGCCGGTTTGTTGCTGTTTAGTAACAATATTAGTGTCTATTTACCTAGTGCTAGAATCCGTTTTATGAGATATGAAGGTAATAAAGAAGAATCTGGAACAAGACTTAATGTGGTAAAAGATATTACATTTGATAAAGCTTTACCGATAGCAATTAGGGAAGCAAGAGTTTTTATCAATACACAACTACGAGAATACACTTTCTTAGGAAAAGAAGGAAAGTTTATAACCTTACCAGAATATCCTGAATTTGCTTGGTTTGAAGGAATGATAAATGCGATTGTACATCGTAGATATGATAACCAAGGTGATCATATAAGAATAAAAATGTTTGACGACAGACTAGAAATTAGTAGCCCAGGCGCATTACCTGCTTCTGTTACTTTAGAAAATATTAAAGAAGAACGATATTCAAGGAATCCAAAATTAGCCGCGGCATTAACTCAATATAAATGGGTGAGAGAATCAAATGAAGGTGTTGGTCGTATTTTTGACGAAATGAAGGAATATTTTCTAGATGACCCCGTTTATTCAGAACCTAATAACAGTTCGGTACAATTAACTTTGAAGAATAACATTGTGGCTAGAAAAGAAA encodes:
- a CDS encoding SdpI family protein, with translation MTNIVKQTKYSLIMIGVTIITWGFALPFLPDHIPMQFTYSGEERWGTNKYLAGLFFVSLMLIVYLLGILKPKIDPERAAYSVFKNFYFISIFLTEVLIYIVSVLLALNAMGYDINIQIIIVCSIGFIFLFVGNYLPKIPTNWFVGIRNPWTITNDDVWIKIHRNTGKLYMIIGLVFLVMGMLNVINRPLIVITIIICVLYPHIHSFVMFRKK
- a CDS encoding ATP-binding protein, which produces MTDRDGYIEFLQTEAEGQLIDRKRASINPKDVAQHISAFANAEGGKLVIGIEDNGEISGFNHTKAKKKELYIEAPFEYLYRIPKYKHEVIEVKKLDGTMDEILVFNIEPSYDAIITLKDDSVYLRINDKSRKLTHNQITNLEYDRGSRRFEEELVEHSSIEDVDKMLIREFKQLLNTNVDDEKLLKARGFMREGKLTVAGLLLFSNNISVYLPSARIRFMRYEGNKEESGTRLNVVKDITFDKALPIAIREARVFINTQLREYTFLGKEGKFITLPEYPEFAWFEGMINAIVHRRYDNQGDHIRIKMFDDRLEISSPGALPASVTLENIKEERYSRNPKLAAALTQYKWVRESNEGVGRIFDEMKEYFLDDPVYSEPNNSSVQLTLKNNIVARKEREMSRVSNIITPELFESLNEQQELIVRHLYNEGELTASKIASIIQRSAPTARKRLKELEEMNIVSTHGSSKNDPKRTYYLIGFE